Proteins from one Coffea arabica cultivar ET-39 chromosome 8c, Coffea Arabica ET-39 HiFi, whole genome shotgun sequence genomic window:
- the LOC113706099 gene encoding DDT domain-containing protein DDR4-like, whose translation MRVTRQRETATAKNLQQLEDDDVVFIKEVEVEAEAEASPPPLHSEMEIQRKKLRQRWELASILNFLNVFEPVIKSNLKISAEEIESALIEPNDSLAQLHICLLKGILPPSKMQHVSDAWVSILSKKLSVWWPWVAEGDFPLTAGKGEEMNRYKELDPTIRLFILKALCEIRADQDDVVFYINDNIKSGGEVSTFQKEKLGGDGNGTLYWYDGNAVTGHRLYKEVQMFDFKPKAKVKGNKLGITSHWETLATNFEEFRKVLNAFSSSKVKLEVAVGKAVEADIMPALEKLQKKKERELKQQQRKEGLLNVSRISVTTRSSRRLRPVSYKFEEYDRAIEEAIDVAQNKKTTEQLRCEVKHDVRGRKDQILSIDVSNSGHSRESQSTESDTDSEKHEFTYEGLNANDDSEDVGVDVDKEVINLFEGNNKVDQKNSLNPVFRNLDGWLVHESNASRGCKRHGGNTNMKIPEIVSLTTKNRLRQRPVVNAAMESGIVPDSDDEKSPKDVNKRVRICRNASQDAATDIDASGSSKNWDWK comes from the exons ATGCGGGTGACTCGGCAGCGAGAGACGGCGACCGCCAAGAATTTGCAGCAGCTCGAGGATGACGACGTCGTCTTTATTAaggaggtggaggtggaggcGGAGGCGGAAGCCTCGCCACCGCCACTGCACTCGGAAATGGAGATTCAACGGAAAAAGCTGCGTCAGCGCTGGGAGTTAGCTTCCATCCTCAATTTCCTCAAC GTGTTTGAGCCCGTAATCAAGAGCAATTTGAAGATTTCAGCTGAAGAAATCGAGTCGGCGCTTATCGAACCAAATGATTCACTTGCTCAACTTCACATTtgcctcttgaag GGGATACTCCCACCAAGCAAGATGCAGCATGTTTCTGATGCTTGGGTATCTATACTTTCTAAGAAGCTTTCAGTGTGGTGGCCATGG GTCGCAGAAGGAGATTTTCCTTTGACTGCTGGCAAGGG AGAAGAGATGAACAGATACAAGGAACTTGATCCTACGATTCGCCTATTCATTCTCAAAGCACTTTGTGAGATTCGAGCTGAC CAAGATGATGTTGTGTTTTATATCAATGACAACATAAAAAGTGGAGGTGAAGTTTCCACTTTTCAAAAGGAGAAGCTTGGGGGAGATGGAAATGGGACTTTGTACTG GTATGATGGCAATGCAGTCACTGGTCACAGATTGTACAAGGAAGTTCAAATGTTTGACTTTAAGCCAAAAGCTAAGGTCAAGGGAAACAAGCTAGGGATAACTTCTCACTGGGAGACACTTGCAACTAATTTTGAGGAATTTCGTAAAGTGTTG AATGCGTTCTCTTCTAGTAAAGTAAAGTTGGAAGTAGCGGTTGGCAAGGCCGTTGAGGCTGATATTATGCCTGCTCTTGAGAAACTTCAGAAG aaaaaagaaagggaactgAAGCAGCAGCAAAGAAAGGAAGGGCTTCTGAATGTTTCACGAATTTCGGTAACAACTCGCTCTAGCCGTAGACTGAGGCCTGTCAGTTATAAATTTG AAGAATATGATAGAGCCATTGAAGAGGCAATAGATGTGGCACA AAACAAGAAGACAACTGAACAGCTAAGGTGTGAAGTGAAGCATGATGTGCGGGGAAGAAAGGATCAAATTCTCTCTATTGATGTTTCAAATTCTGGCCACTCAAGGGAGAGTCAGTCTACTGAGAGTGACACCGACTCTGAGAAGCATGAATTCACTTATGAGGGTCTGAATGCAAATGATGATTCTGAGGATGTTGGTGTTGATGTCGACAAAGAGGTAATAAATTTGTTTGAGGGAAACAACAAAGTtgaccagaaaaatagtttaaacCCTGTGTTCCGTAATTTGGATGGTTGGTTAGTCCATGAATCCAATGCTTCACGTGGCTGTAAGAGACATGGTGGGAATACCAACatgaaaattccagaaattgtaAGCTTAACTACAAAGAACCGATTGAGGCAACGACCTGTAGTCAACGCTGCTATGGAGTCTGGTATTGTCCCTGATTCAGATGATGAAAAGTCGCCAAAAGATGTGAACAAGAGAGTAAGAATCTGCAGAAACGCATCACAGGATGCTGCTACTGACATTGATGCATCAGGCAGCTCAAAGAATTGGGATTGGAAGTAG
- the LOC113705469 gene encoding uncharacterized protein isoform X1, with protein MSSGREGRRRRIVDRGTDRLALITGQIRTLPSDSESDHSHGSHSHTASCPPSISQSHDAVASPQTQDKSSGSLPPSLDSVSEISEHFMTGDRGGPIMRECESSMESSKVSSFDLDGKGSPAQDPQLFVSQKDHYFEAISHFHKIVSPKAVKLEIVATESTRTLCALVVAILVVLASVGFPILGSSFFKSVVFFRPLYLLLLTNVTIVVARLLERQRGLGRPEQQPTSSPSVGETGFADQLGSALELAFLLQDVTGAMFMDCSIYAVTVICGLSLAGKLGW; from the exons ATGAGCAGCGGCAGGGAAGGTCGACGACGTCGCATAGTCGACAGAGGAACCGATCGTTTAGCCCTAATCACCGGCCAAATCCGAACCCTCCCATCCGATTCCGAATCCGATCATTCGCACGGTTCCCACTCCCACACCGCCTCATGTCCGCCGTCGATTTCTCAGTCCCACG ATGCTGTAGCTTCCCCCCAGACCCAGGATAAATCCTCGGGGTCACTGCCACCAAGTCTTGACTCTGTCAGTGAAATTAGCGAGCATTTTATGACTGGGGACAGAGGTGGACCAATTATGCGCGAATGTGAGAGTAGCATGGAATCCTCTAAAGTatcttcctttgatcttgatggCAAAGGATCACCAGCTCAGGATCCTCAGCTTTTTGTCTCCCAGAAAGACCACTATTTTGAGGCAATATCTCATTTTCACAAAATTGTTTCACCTAAGGCAGTGAAATTGGAAATTGTAGCGACAGAGAGCACTCGCACTTTGTGTGCCCTAGTGGTGGCCATACTAGTAGTTTTGGCTTCTGTGGGGTTTCCAATATTAGGTAGCAGCTTTTTTAAGAGCGTTGTATTTTTCAGACCACTTTATCTACTTCTCCTGACCAATGTAACAATTGTAGTAGCACGGCTTCTAGAAAGGCAAAGAGGTTTAGGGAGGCCTGAACAGCAACCAACCAGCAGTCCTTCGGTTGGTGAGACTGGCTTTGCTGATCAACTTGGGAGTGCTCTGGAATTGGCATTCCTTTTGCAGGATGTCACAGGTGCGATGTTCATGGACTGTAGCATTTATGCAGTAACGGTTATTTGTGGCCTTTCATTGGCTGGAAAACTCGGCTGGTAA
- the LOC113705469 gene encoding uncharacterized protein isoform X2 — protein sequence MSSGREGRRRRIVDRGTDRLALITGQIRTLPSDSESDHSHGSHSHTASCPPSISQSHDAVASPQTQDKSSGSLPPSLDSVSEISEHFMTGDRGGPIMRECESSMESSKVSSFDLDGKGSPAQDPQLFVSQKDHYFEAISHFHKIVSPKAVKLEIVATESTRTLCALVVAILVVLASVGFPILVARLLERQRGLGRPEQQPTSSPSVGETGFADQLGSALELAFLLQDVTGAMFMDCSIYAVTVICGLSLAGKLGW from the exons ATGAGCAGCGGCAGGGAAGGTCGACGACGTCGCATAGTCGACAGAGGAACCGATCGTTTAGCCCTAATCACCGGCCAAATCCGAACCCTCCCATCCGATTCCGAATCCGATCATTCGCACGGTTCCCACTCCCACACCGCCTCATGTCCGCCGTCGATTTCTCAGTCCCACG ATGCTGTAGCTTCCCCCCAGACCCAGGATAAATCCTCGGGGTCACTGCCACCAAGTCTTGACTCTGTCAGTGAAATTAGCGAGCATTTTATGACTGGGGACAGAGGTGGACCAATTATGCGCGAATGTGAGAGTAGCATGGAATCCTCTAAAGTatcttcctttgatcttgatggCAAAGGATCACCAGCTCAGGATCCTCAGCTTTTTGTCTCCCAGAAAGACCACTATTTTGAGGCAATATCTCATTTTCACAAAATTGTTTCACCTAAGGCAGTGAAATTGGAAATTGTAGCGACAGAGAGCACTCGCACTTTGTGTGCCCTAGTGGTGGCCATACTAGTAGTTTTGGCTTCTGTGGGGTTTCCAATATTAG TAGCACGGCTTCTAGAAAGGCAAAGAGGTTTAGGGAGGCCTGAACAGCAACCAACCAGCAGTCCTTCGGTTGGTGAGACTGGCTTTGCTGATCAACTTGGGAGTGCTCTGGAATTGGCATTCCTTTTGCAGGATGTCACAGGTGCGATGTTCATGGACTGTAGCATTTATGCAGTAACGGTTATTTGTGGCCTTTCATTGGCTGGAAAACTCGGCTGGTAA
- the LOC113706462 gene encoding pentatricopeptide repeat-containing protein At2g20540-like gives MRGVEDMLLPMLRNCKNMSHLKRVHSQMIKFSLAQSNFLVTKMVDICVQIGEIQYASLLFRQVLEPNIFLCNAIIRAYTNKQMYLLTINVYKQMLKQPQGEEPIFPDKFTYPFVLRSCGGLLNVCLGKQVHGHVCKYGLRSNRVIENSMLDMYVKCDDMREAHKLFDEMGERDVISWNSLISGHIKLGHLRRARSLFDEMPNKNIVSWTAMISGYTKLGCYGDALDVFRRMQMVGVEPDWISLVAVLPACAQLGALEVGKWIHFYAEKKGFLRKTCVCNALIEMYAKCGSLNEAWQLFDWISERDVISWSTMIGALANHGRANEAIELFEEMIRARVEPNEITFVGLLSACGHAGLLNEGLRYFDSMRNNHTIEPGIEHYGCLVDLLGRTGCLERALKLIKSMPMAPDSAIWGSLLSSCRIYRNLEIAVVAMERLLELEPDDPGNYVMLANIYADLGKWDSVSRMRKFIRSKSMNKTPGCSSIEANNSVQEFVSGDDSKPFTKDLYWILNLMASQQSETNDQIDAITMLEDIR, from the coding sequence ATGAGAGGGGTGGAAGATATGCTCTTGCCCATGTTAAGAAATTGCAAGAATATGTCACACTTGAAGAGAGTACATTCCCAAATGATCAAGTTTTCTCTCGCACAAAGCAATTTCTTGGTGACCAAAATGGTGGATATTTGTGTTCAAATTGGTGAAATACAGTATGCAAGTTTGCTATTCAGGCAGGTTCTTGAGCCTAATATTTTCTTGTGCAATGCTATCATTAGAGCCTATACAAATAAACAGATGTATCTCTTGACAATAAATGTATACAAGCAGATGCTAAAACAGCCACAGGGTGAAGAGCCCATTTTCCCTGACAAATTTACATACCCTTTTGTTCTTAGGTCTTGTGGAGGACTTCTGAATGTTTGTTTGGGGAAACAAGTTCATGGGCATGTTTGTAAATATGGGTTGAGGTCTAATAGAGTAATAGAGAATTCAATGCTTGATATGTATGTGAAGTGTGATGACATGAGGGAGGCTCATAAGTTGTTTGACGAAATGGGTGAAAGAGATGTGATTTCGTGGAATAGTCTCATTTCTGGGCACATAAAGTTGGGTCATTTGAGGAGGGCAAGGTCATTATTTGATGAAATGCCAAATAAGAACATTGTGTCTTGGACAGCAATGATCTCCGGGTACACAAAGTTGGGGTGCTATGGTGACGCTTTGGATGTTTTTCGGAGAATGCAAATGGTTGGTGTTGAGCCTGATTGGATTAGTTTGGTTGCCGTATTGCCAGCTTGTGCACAGTTGGGTGCTCTTGAGGTTGGGAAGTGGATTCATTTCTACGCAGAGAAAAAGGGATTTCTGAGAAAAACTTGTGTATGCAATGCACTGATTGAAATGTATGCAAAATGTGGGAGTTTGAATGAGGCTTGGCAGTTGTTTGATTGGATTTCAGAGAGAGATGTCATCTCATGGAGTACGATGATTGGAGCGCTTGCTAATCATGGACGAGCTAATGAAGCAATTGAATTATTTGAAGAGATGATTAGGGCAAGGGTTGAACCAAATGAGATAACCTTTGTTGGTCTTCTATCAGCTTGTGGGCATGCTGGTTTACTGAACGAGGGTTTAAGGTACTTTGACTCTATGAGAAATAATCATACCATAGAACCAGGGATAGAGCACTATGGATGTTTAGTTGATCTTCTTGGGAGGACAGGGTGCCTTGAAAGAGCTCTCAAACTTATAAAGAGCATGCCAATGGCGCCAGATTCAGCTATATGGGGTTCGCTGCTCAGCTCTTGCAGAATTTATCGGAATCTTGAAATTGCCGTTGTGGCAATGGAGCGTCTCTTAGAGCTTGAACCAGATGACCCAGGGAACTACGTCATGCTTGCAAATATTTATGCAGACCTTGGAAAGTGGGACAGTGTTTCAAGAATGAGAAAATTTATTCGAAGTAAGAGCATGAATAAAACACCTGGTTGCAGTTCGATTGAGGCGAACAATTCAGTTCAAGAATTTGTATCAGGAGACGATTCAAAGCCATTTACCAAGGATCTGTATTGGATACTGAATCTGATGGCATCGCAGCAAAGTGAAACCAATGATCAGATAGATGCTATAACCATGTTAGAAGATATTAGATAA